The Pelmatolapia mariae isolate MD_Pm_ZW linkage group LG10_11, Pm_UMD_F_2, whole genome shotgun sequence genome includes a region encoding these proteins:
- the cd79a gene encoding B-cell antigen receptor complex-associated protein alpha chain translates to MGMVVIFVLSSLVVGFAWGELILEPDRPSLSVAVSENASLECCYKSLSGRVNVSWIRHHNETRHTFLNQTAESQKDSQSGEIYCSQLNFPKVELKDHGFYQCVLNDNGYTHCTHGTYLRVYKPMEKTINLSETTKNKILIAEGFLLLLCVMLPSAILLFKSKKLNELEKKKAKKEEENIYQGLNLDDCCATYDQIERSQAQGPYQDVGNIKEEEEEIQLEKP, encoded by the exons atgggaatggttgtaATATTTGTCCTCTCCAGCTTGGTCG TGGGTTTTGCTTGGGGTGAGCTGATTTTAGAACCAGACAGACCCTCACTGAGTGTGGCAGTCTCTGAAAACGCTTCACTGGAATGCTGCTATAAATCACTGTCGGGGAGAGTGAATGTCAGCTGGATCCGCCATCATAACGAAACTCGGCATAcgtttttaaatcaaacagctGAATCACAGAAAGATTCACAATCTGGAGAAATATATTGTTCCCAACTAAACTTCCCTAAAGTAGAGCTGAAGGACCATGGATTTTACCAGTGTGTGCTGAATGATAATGGCTACACACATTGCACACATGGAACCTACCTGCGTGTctaca AGCCAATGGAGAAGACCATAAACCTGAGCGAAACCACCAAAAACAAGATCCTGATAGCTGAGGGATTCTTACTGTTACTGTGTGTGATGCTGCCTTCTGCCATTCTTCTGTTCAAG TCAAAGAAGCTTAATGAActggagaaaaagaaagcaaagaaagaagaggaaaatatATATCAG GGGCTAAATCTGGATGACTGTTGTGCAACATACGATCAGATTGAACGCTCCCAAGCACAGGGCCCGTACCAGGATGTGGGCAACAttaaggaagaagaggaagaaatccAGCTGGAGAAACCATAA